One Frankia alni ACN14a DNA window includes the following coding sequences:
- a CDS encoding urease subunit beta: MIPGEILPGEDPVEINPGRPVRTVLVRNTGDRPVQVGSHYHFAAANPALDFDRDLAWGHRLAVPAGTAVRFEPGVEREVDLVPLTGARIVPGLRPESAGPLDGRAVRAGGAVRAGGAVRAGGAVVGDSPAATPGTTGATGDLPGYLGEGS; this comes from the coding sequence GTGATTCCCGGCGAGATCCTGCCGGGCGAGGACCCCGTCGAGATCAACCCGGGGCGGCCCGTGCGGACGGTACTGGTCCGCAACACCGGCGATCGTCCGGTGCAGGTCGGATCGCACTACCATTTCGCCGCGGCCAACCCGGCGCTCGACTTCGATCGCGACCTCGCCTGGGGGCACCGGCTGGCGGTGCCCGCCGGCACCGCGGTCCGCTTCGAGCCCGGGGTGGAACGCGAGGTCGACCTCGTCCCGCTGACCGGGGCCCGCATCGTGCCCGGCCTGCGCCCGGAGTCGGCCGGCCCGCTCGACGGGCGCGCGGTCCGCGCCGGGGGTGCGGTCCGCGCCGGGGGTGCGGTCCGCGCCGGGGGTGCGGTCGTCGGCGACAGTCCCGCAGCGACGCCAGGCACGACGGGCGCGACCGGCGACCTGCCGGGCTATCTCGGAGAGGGCTCATGA
- a CDS encoding urease subunit gamma, with amino-acid sequence MLLSPHEQERLLIHVAAGLARERRARGLRLNHPEATALLTSFLLEGARDGRSVADLMTAGRGVLTRDDVMEGVPEMLAEVQVEATFPDGTKLVTVHQPIA; translated from the coding sequence GTGCTGCTGAGCCCCCATGAACAGGAACGGCTGCTCATCCATGTGGCGGCCGGACTCGCCCGGGAACGACGCGCCCGCGGGCTGCGGCTGAACCATCCTGAGGCGACCGCCCTCCTCACCTCGTTCCTGCTGGAGGGCGCCCGCGACGGCCGCAGCGTCGCCGACCTGATGACCGCCGGGCGCGGCGTGCTCACCCGGGACGACGTCATGGAGGGGGTGCCGGAGATGCTCGCCGAGGTCCAGGTCGAGGCGACGTTCCCGGACGGCACCAAGCTGGTCACCGTGCACCAGCCGATCGCGTGA